The Methylomonas montana genome has a window encoding:
- a CDS encoding ABC transporter transmembrane domain-containing protein, whose translation MALAFVLLCLGSATILLVPLAFRDLIDFGFGQGQSNGNGGGLLGSLSLNGHFVALFGLASLWAVAVATRYYTVSWVGERVTADLRGAVYARVLSQSPQFFETLQTGEVLSRLTGDTTLIQTVIGSSISMGLRSLFQFIGGMVMLAVTSFYLFSLNLGLMALLTLPIMAIGRQVKKLSRESQDKIADASALAGEILNAATTVQAYTQEASEIQRFAERAEISFVTAIRRSRFRAALTVLVITAVMGCIIFVLWIGAQQVHAGSMTGGQLASFVLYATLVAGGVSTMAEVWGDVMRATGATGRLLELLRAEPAIAETATPQILPNPQTLAIRFQHVGFHYPSRPQTAALSDIELSVAAGESVALVGPSGAGKTTLFQLLLRFYDVAQGGILFNGLDIRQLSLQELRSHIAVVSQDAVIFSADALENIRYGRPSASDAAVIAAARSAQADEFIQRLPDGYRTFLGERGTRLSGGQRQRIAIARAILKNAPLLLLDEATSALDAESEILVQQGLNAAMQGRTTLIIAHRLATVQKVDRVVVLEQGHIVEIGAPDDLRKQSGLYARLASLQFDI comes from the coding sequence ATGGCATTGGCTTTCGTGCTGCTCTGCCTGGGCTCGGCCACCATCCTGCTGGTGCCGCTGGCGTTTCGCGACTTGATCGATTTTGGCTTCGGCCAAGGCCAGAGCAACGGCAACGGCGGCGGCTTATTAGGTTCCTTGAGTTTGAACGGCCATTTTGTCGCGCTGTTTGGCTTGGCCAGCCTGTGGGCGGTCGCCGTGGCGACCCGCTATTACACGGTAAGCTGGGTGGGCGAACGGGTGACGGCGGATTTGCGCGGCGCGGTGTATGCGCGGGTACTGAGCCAATCCCCGCAATTTTTCGAAACCTTGCAAACCGGCGAAGTGTTATCGCGGCTGACCGGGGACACTACGCTGATCCAGACCGTAATCGGCAGTTCCATTTCCATGGGCTTGCGCAGCCTGTTTCAATTTATCGGCGGCATGGTCATGCTGGCGGTGACCAGTTTTTATCTGTTCTCGCTAAACCTGGGCCTAATGGCCTTGTTAACGCTGCCCATAATGGCCATTGGTCGCCAAGTGAAAAAACTGTCGCGCGAATCGCAGGATAAAATCGCCGACGCCTCGGCACTGGCCGGCGAAATTCTCAATGCCGCGACCACGGTTCAGGCCTACACCCAGGAAGCATCTGAAATCCAGCGCTTTGCCGAGCGCGCGGAGATCAGCTTCGTCACCGCCATCCGCCGCAGCCGCTTTCGGGCGGCGTTGACGGTGCTGGTGATCACAGCGGTGATGGGCTGCATTATTTTCGTACTGTGGATCGGCGCCCAACAAGTGCACGCCGGCAGCATGACCGGCGGCCAACTCGCGTCCTTCGTGCTCTACGCCACGTTGGTAGCCGGCGGCGTCAGCACCATGGCCGAAGTCTGGGGCGACGTGATGCGCGCCACCGGCGCCACCGGCCGTTTACTGGAACTGCTGCGCGCCGAGCCGGCCATTGCCGAAACCGCTACGCCGCAAATCTTGCCCAATCCGCAAACATTGGCGATCCGCTTCCAACACGTCGGCTTCCATTACCCGTCGCGTCCGCAAACCGCCGCACTGAGCGACATCGAGCTGAGCGTCGCGGCCGGCGAAAGCGTGGCGCTGGTTGGCCCGTCCGGCGCCGGCAAGACCACGCTGTTCCAATTGCTGCTGCGGTTTTACGATGTCGCGCAGGGCGGCATTCTTTTCAACGGCCTGGATATTCGGCAATTATCGTTACAGGAGTTGCGCAGCCATATCGCCGTGGTGTCGCAAGATGCGGTGATTTTCTCGGCCGATGCGCTGGAAAACATCCGCTACGGCCGCCCTAGCGCCAGCGACGCGGCCGTGATAGCCGCGGCGCGCTCGGCGCAGGCCGACGAATTTATCCAGCGCCTGCCGGACGGCTACCGGACTTTTCTGGGCGAACGCGGCACTCGCCTGTCCGGCGGACAACGCCAACGCATCGCCATCGCCAGGGCCATTTTGAAAAACGCGCCACTATTGTTGCTCGACGAAGCCACCAGCGCGCTGGATGCCGAATCGGAAATTTTAGTGCAACAAGGTTTGAATGCGGCGATGCAGGGCCGTACCACGCTGATCATTGCCCATCGGCTGGCGACGGTGCAAAAAGTCGACCGCGTCGTGGTGCTGGAGCAAGGCCATATCGTCGAAATCGGCGCGCCGGACGATTTACGCAAGCAAAGCGGGCTTTACGCCAGACTGGCTAGCCTACAGTTCGACATTTAG
- a CDS encoding TonB-dependent receptor: MKYILSDLSLNSGSRQDVPSVVSLRRQLSLGIATVLAISSMVSVKDVQAVSKKAANTKAPSAKLANEEDSELARLRAHLQAIEQKNELLQKENELLKQGVAAARSPAADVGASTADSNPPALPETIVAKEDAEETTELGEVVLRARRISKLEKLKDTPKSVSIVAGEELEKQNTVDFRDIITRVGNVRQTYTNPQAGSLMIRGVGWATGVGQLDPSVGMTVDGVSYGTTAIGATVNFIDIDSFDVTRGPQGTQGGKNSSIGQITVNTRAPGFTPDASASLTFGERNTIRTQAAVGGPILDGLLAWRGTFYRDQAEGQEVNVNDRNFSYTNTDRTYGRLQFLLTPSEDVTAKVSLEYTPVGHETSNNYLNFFRATPDFYDSVNAAGNRIAVNQALEPTGRLGRRWFAQEKNYTVNGDFLGNKINRLNQNTNNYGTKGGTFNLSWKAFNHTLTSITAYKDFYFDSGGGPISVFDIDRSPSTGHVEYQQFSQELKLSSQTGGFVDYQTGLYLFKNEIPERWTTARYGSDAGAYYANVDQYNRLDANGNGRYLMLNSIDRLFTKTKDDIRNTSIAGYGNLDLHFTDALTVNTGVRLTNENRNTTSERRIEDQGFGAELNPASRNNVALGGFNSNASGALTTNSAEQLALADSVAQKYFNAANYAALTNAQKQQVADAKAVRNARIGGLYQATEAEAYQKVLPTATFSPSYKINDDHTVYFTYQHGEKAGISQIVGATANGGKSALAQEEITNSYEVGFKSSFLDKSLFVAADVYLTDIDNYLQPMYFEDKAQTILNNDGKIAYTSGLGNVPAVQSKGVELDVTYSGIDYTTLRFAGAYNDARYVDFKFLANPLELGGNSTPYYDASGKTLPGAAKFSFSLNADYVRPIFDKLNFHTNVNYRFTTSYNNDPSLSRYSVVDAFGITDFAIGVGRRDKLFDASVIVKNLFDTDYGFNSNWNTYVPSLPRWVGVMVSTKL; this comes from the coding sequence ATGAAGTATATATTGTCAGATCTTAGTTTAAATAGCGGATCGCGTCAGGACGTGCCGAGTGTCGTCAGCCTGCGTCGGCAACTATCTTTAGGCATTGCCACCGTACTAGCTATTTCATCTATGGTAAGTGTCAAAGATGTACAAGCGGTGTCTAAAAAAGCGGCAAATACGAAAGCACCCAGCGCTAAACTAGCCAATGAGGAAGATTCTGAATTAGCCCGTTTACGAGCACATTTGCAGGCTATCGAGCAAAAAAATGAATTGCTGCAAAAAGAAAATGAGTTGCTTAAACAAGGTGTAGCCGCAGCACGTTCTCCCGCGGCGGACGTTGGCGCATCGACCGCTGACTCAAATCCCCCTGCCCTCCCTGAAACAATCGTAGCCAAAGAAGATGCCGAAGAGACGACAGAACTTGGCGAAGTGGTATTGCGAGCGCGGCGGATTAGTAAACTCGAAAAATTAAAGGACACCCCGAAATCCGTCTCCATCGTCGCTGGCGAAGAACTGGAAAAGCAAAATACCGTCGATTTTCGCGACATCATTACCCGTGTTGGCAACGTCCGACAGACTTACACCAATCCGCAAGCGGGTAGCTTGATGATACGTGGTGTAGGCTGGGCGACCGGTGTCGGTCAGCTCGATCCGAGTGTGGGCATGACTGTGGATGGCGTCAGCTATGGCACCACCGCCATCGGCGCAACGGTAAACTTTATCGACATAGACAGCTTCGACGTTACCCGCGGCCCACAAGGCACTCAGGGCGGAAAAAACTCCAGCATCGGGCAAATTACTGTCAATACGCGAGCCCCCGGCTTTACACCCGACGCCTCCGCATCCCTGACTTTTGGTGAACGCAATACGATTAGAACCCAAGCGGCTGTTGGCGGTCCGATTTTGGACGGTTTGCTCGCCTGGCGCGGGACGTTTTACCGCGATCAGGCCGAAGGCCAGGAAGTCAATGTCAACGACAGGAATTTCAGTTACACCAACACTGATCGAACATACGGTCGGCTCCAGTTCCTGTTAACGCCATCCGAAGATGTCACGGCCAAAGTGAGTCTGGAATACACGCCAGTCGGCCACGAAACATCCAACAATTACCTGAATTTTTTCAGAGCAACGCCGGACTTTTACGACTCGGTTAACGCAGCGGGAAATCGCATCGCCGTCAACCAGGCGCTCGAACCGACCGGTAGGCTTGGCCGCCGTTGGTTCGCGCAAGAAAAGAACTACACGGTCAACGGCGACTTCCTTGGAAACAAAATCAACCGGCTGAATCAGAACACCAATAACTACGGCACCAAAGGGGGAACCTTCAATCTGTCATGGAAGGCCTTCAATCACACGCTCACCTCGATTACAGCCTACAAAGACTTTTATTTCGACTCCGGTGGCGGCCCGATCTCGGTTTTCGACATTGACCGCTCGCCATCGACCGGTCACGTCGAATACCAGCAGTTCAGCCAGGAACTGAAACTAAGCTCGCAAACCGGCGGCTTCGTCGACTACCAGACAGGTCTGTATTTATTCAAGAATGAGATACCGGAGCGCTGGACTACCGCCAGATATGGTTCCGATGCGGGGGCTTACTATGCCAATGTCGATCAATACAACCGCTTGGACGCCAATGGTAACGGCCGTTATCTGATGTTGAATTCGATAGACCGGCTTTTTACCAAAACCAAGGACGACATTCGCAATACCAGTATAGCCGGCTATGGCAATCTCGATTTACACTTTACCGATGCGCTGACAGTCAACACCGGCGTGCGCCTGACTAACGAAAATCGCAATACCACCTCGGAACGCCGGATCGAAGACCAGGGTTTCGGCGCTGAATTGAATCCGGCGTCAAGAAATAACGTGGCCCTGGGCGGGTTTAACAGTAACGCCAGTGGTGCCTTGACGACCAATTCGGCGGAACAGCTCGCACTGGCCGATTCGGTCGCGCAAAAATACTTCAACGCGGCCAACTACGCGGCGCTAACTAACGCACAGAAACAGCAAGTCGCCGACGCCAAGGCCGTCCGCAATGCCCGCATCGGTGGTCTGTACCAAGCTACCGAAGCCGAAGCTTATCAAAAGGTATTGCCAACGGCCACTTTCAGCCCGAGCTATAAAATCAATGACGACCACACGGTCTACTTTACCTATCAGCATGGCGAAAAAGCCGGGATTTCCCAAATCGTCGGCGCCACAGCCAACGGTGGTAAGTCGGCACTAGCCCAGGAGGAAATAACCAATAGCTATGAAGTGGGATTCAAGTCGTCTTTCTTGGATAAATCCCTGTTTGTCGCGGCCGACGTATATTTAACCGACATCGACAACTACCTCCAACCGATGTATTTTGAGGACAAGGCCCAAACCATCCTAAACAATGACGGCAAAATTGCTTATACCAGCGGTCTCGGCAACGTGCCGGCGGTGCAATCAAAAGGCGTTGAACTTGACGTGACCTATTCCGGCATCGACTACACCACGTTGCGATTCGCTGGCGCTTATAACGACGCTCGTTACGTAGACTTTAAGTTTCTCGCTAATCCACTGGAACTCGGGGGTAATTCGACGCCTTACTACGATGCGAGCGGTAAAACCTTGCCGGGTGCCGCCAAGTTTAGCTTTAGCCTAAATGCCGATTATGTGCGGCCAATATTTGACAAGCTAAATTTCCATACCAACGTCAACTATCGTTTTACAACAAGCTACAACAACGATCCATCGCTATCCCGTTATTCCGTGGTTGACGCCTTTGGCATTACTGATTTTGCGATCGGCGTGGGTAGAAGGGACAAACTGTTTGACGCCAGCGTGATTGTGAAGAACCTCTTCGATACCGACTACGGATTCAATTCCAACTGGAACACTTACGTCCCAAGTCTGCCTCGTTGGGTGGGGGTTATGGTGAGTACCAAGCTCTAA
- a CDS encoding DUF1501 domain-containing protein: protein MSNSSRRDFLVKAGYGLGGLSLSALLPGGGVLAVPALATELIDPLSPKPPHFPAKVKTVIWLHQDGAPSSLDLFDYKPTLIKLAGKTIPTSFLKGIKQGIRGGNDAKLFVSNRAWKQHGESGAWFSDLLPNLAQHADKIAFIKGSTTIGATHNISVQKLNTGDVNPGRPSLGAWIQYALGSANPDLPAYTVLYNDKKVPNGGAATHWSAGFLPAVYQGTPFRPGASPILHLESPALIAAKQQRGELDLLKRLNEYRAASYPEDTELKARINSYELAARMQATAPEAVDISQESDATKSLYGLDDNASKDFGTTLLRARRLTERGVRFIQVISGPLMIDGEPLNWDAHRDLEKNHRAHANAVDKPIAGLIADLKERGLLDSTLIVWTSEFGRTPYGQSGNGRDHNPWGYTQWLAGGGIKAGTTYGQTDEVGLQAVGETVDTYDLHATILQLMGLDHLKTIFLNNGRSERPTVVYGKVVKELIA from the coding sequence ATGAGTAATTCATCACGCCGCGATTTTCTGGTTAAGGCGGGCTATGGATTGGGTGGACTTAGCTTGAGCGCCTTGCTACCAGGCGGTGGCGTTCTGGCCGTCCCAGCCCTGGCAACCGAGTTGATTGATCCCCTTAGTCCCAAACCACCGCACTTCCCGGCCAAAGTAAAAACGGTAATATGGCTGCATCAGGACGGAGCACCCAGCAGTCTAGACTTGTTCGATTACAAACCGACTCTAATCAAGTTAGCGGGAAAAACCATACCGACCTCGTTCCTAAAAGGCATTAAGCAAGGCATACGAGGAGGCAACGATGCCAAATTGTTTGTTTCAAATCGTGCCTGGAAGCAACACGGCGAAAGCGGTGCGTGGTTCTCCGACTTGCTCCCCAATCTGGCCCAACACGCCGACAAAATCGCTTTTATCAAAGGCAGCACGACGATTGGCGCCACCCATAATATTTCAGTGCAGAAGCTGAATACCGGCGATGTCAATCCCGGCCGGCCTTCACTTGGCGCCTGGATCCAATACGCCTTAGGTTCAGCCAATCCGGATTTGCCCGCCTATACGGTGCTTTACAACGACAAAAAAGTACCGAATGGCGGCGCCGCCACCCATTGGAGCGCCGGTTTCCTGCCGGCAGTTTACCAAGGTACGCCGTTCCGACCTGGGGCATCGCCGATCCTGCATTTGGAGAGCCCGGCATTAATTGCCGCTAAGCAACAACGAGGCGAATTAGACCTGTTAAAACGCCTAAATGAGTATAGAGCGGCCTCTTATCCAGAAGACACCGAACTCAAAGCTCGCATTAATTCTTATGAACTAGCGGCGCGCATGCAAGCGACTGCGCCGGAAGCCGTCGACATTAGCCAGGAGTCAGATGCCACCAAGTCCCTATACGGTCTCGACGACAATGCCAGTAAAGACTTCGGCACCACCCTGCTGCGAGCACGCCGCCTGACCGAACGGGGTGTACGGTTCATTCAGGTAATCTCAGGTCCGTTGATGATTGATGGCGAACCATTAAATTGGGATGCCCACCGCGATCTGGAAAAAAACCACCGCGCCCACGCAAATGCCGTCGATAAACCCATCGCCGGCCTGATTGCCGACTTGAAAGAGCGTGGCCTATTGGATTCTACGTTGATTGTCTGGACATCCGAATTCGGCCGCACCCCGTATGGGCAAAGCGGCAACGGCCGCGACCATAATCCTTGGGGCTATACCCAATGGCTTGCCGGAGGCGGCATCAAAGCCGGAACCACTTATGGGCAGACAGATGAAGTGGGCTTGCAAGCCGTAGGTGAAACAGTCGATACCTATGATCTGCATGCCACGATTCTCCAATTGATGGGCTTGGATCACTTAAAAACAATTTTCCTGAATAATGGCCGCTCCGAGCGACCTACCGTTGTATATGGAAAAGTGGTCAAGGAACTGATTGCCTAG
- a CDS encoding DUF1549 and DUF1553 domain-containing protein, whose product MKKAAYPPLLFALTGVVIGAAVLANFNDFWNGLAPKATALSLDGKQTKPEAEAPQVSESQILPTTSTVSEQKPSGDTSGSKSKLWSYQPVDAPTIPVVKNQNWVRTPIDAFVLAPLEAKGLSPSTDADRATYIRRATLDVWGLIPTPEEVANFVNDTAPDAYEKLADKLLASPHYGERQARRWLDLARYSDSAGFTLDDTRPNMWRYRDYVINAFNQDKPYSRFIQEQLAGDEIAPGDQDALIATGFLRGYPDDPFSRLVVDRKYISTTDITDTVGEVFLGSTVGCARCHNHKFDKISQKDYFSLQAFFANLSASDKIPAAIGPQEIEYRNKLAKWEAASQGTRAKLKALLDPIRQKATNYFRERYTKDVQASLNKPRQQWSPHDRWVNHWFSEAFTERSLREWLQDTAKDKNAPGYDPKNPERYKQYLALQEELKKFDALKPNGSDTISGMTELGYTDAPPTRVLFGGILDRPLEEVQPAFPEALSSEKPVIVPTAFSSGRRTALANWIADQKNPLTARVFVNRIWEQYFGRGIVETVSDFGKAGTKPTNPKLLDYIAGNFVKNNWSVKKLHRQILLSSVYRQSSAHRDDVHQADPENKLLAVFPRKRLEAEEIRDSLLVASGKLEEKVGGPSVFPPIPGNLGVGDKWVVSKDAQDHNRRSLYIFTRSSVPYPLLESFDMASAQHVHHKREVTTTPLQALTLLNSDIVLDWSQALAGRVIRETGSNEIAQLDRLYQILFARAPDDTEKSTLRTFLDRQEQVIKEKALTGKFEISVPTGLKDIKDLNPIRAAAFVDLVHTVANSNDFAYRF is encoded by the coding sequence ATGAAAAAAGCAGCTTATCCCCCACTACTGTTCGCTCTGACAGGCGTTGTAATTGGGGCTGCCGTATTGGCGAATTTTAATGATTTCTGGAATGGGTTAGCTCCAAAAGCAACAGCTCTCTCGCTAGATGGCAAGCAGACCAAACCTGAAGCAGAAGCACCGCAAGTTTCCGAATCGCAAATTCTACCGACGACATCAACAGTCTCCGAACAGAAACCAAGCGGTGATACCTCCGGCAGCAAAAGCAAACTATGGTCTTATCAACCGGTAGACGCTCCAACCATACCGGTCGTTAAAAATCAAAATTGGGTACGGACGCCCATAGATGCGTTTGTACTCGCGCCATTGGAGGCAAAAGGACTTTCGCCGTCCACGGATGCTGATCGCGCCACTTATATCCGTCGCGCAACCTTGGATGTATGGGGACTCATTCCCACGCCCGAAGAAGTCGCCAACTTTGTCAACGATACGGCACCCGACGCATATGAAAAACTGGCCGATAAATTACTCGCTTCCCCTCATTACGGCGAACGCCAAGCCCGGCGCTGGCTGGACCTAGCACGATATTCAGACAGCGCTGGCTTCACTCTTGATGATACGCGTCCCAACATGTGGCGTTATCGCGATTATGTGATTAACGCATTCAATCAAGACAAGCCCTATTCACGCTTCATCCAGGAACAGTTAGCGGGCGATGAAATAGCCCCGGGAGATCAAGATGCCTTGATTGCTACCGGTTTTTTGCGCGGTTACCCCGATGATCCGTTTTCCCGCTTAGTCGTGGACAGAAAATACATCAGCACCACGGATATTACCGATACCGTAGGCGAAGTGTTTCTAGGTAGCACGGTCGGTTGCGCCCGCTGCCATAACCATAAGTTCGATAAGATCAGCCAAAAGGATTATTTTTCGCTGCAAGCTTTCTTCGCAAACCTCAGCGCCAGCGACAAGATTCCCGCCGCAATCGGCCCGCAAGAGATTGAATATCGTAATAAATTGGCCAAATGGGAAGCAGCCAGCCAAGGTACACGGGCAAAGCTGAAAGCCCTACTCGACCCGATCAGGCAAAAAGCCACCAATTATTTCCGCGAACGATATACAAAGGATGTGCAAGCTTCTTTGAACAAACCCCGCCAGCAATGGAGTCCTCATGATCGCTGGGTAAACCATTGGTTTTCCGAAGCGTTTACCGAACGAAGCCTCCGCGAATGGCTGCAAGATACCGCCAAGGATAAAAATGCCCCCGGTTATGACCCCAAAAACCCGGAACGCTATAAACAATACCTTGCCCTGCAAGAAGAACTAAAAAAATTCGACGCTCTCAAACCTAACGGTTCCGACACTATTTCGGGGATGACTGAACTCGGTTACACAGATGCACCGCCGACGCGCGTGCTCTTTGGCGGTATTCTAGATCGCCCACTGGAAGAAGTGCAACCGGCATTCCCGGAAGCCTTATCCAGCGAAAAACCCGTGATCGTGCCCACGGCGTTTTCATCCGGCCGCCGTACGGCATTGGCCAATTGGATCGCCGACCAGAAAAATCCCTTAACTGCACGCGTCTTCGTGAATCGGATCTGGGAACAGTATTTTGGCCGCGGCATTGTAGAAACCGTCAGCGATTTCGGTAAGGCGGGGACTAAACCCACCAATCCGAAACTTTTGGATTATATCGCGGGCAATTTCGTCAAAAATAACTGGAGCGTCAAGAAACTACATCGCCAGATTTTGTTATCTAGTGTTTACCGGCAATCTTCCGCGCATCGAGACGATGTCCATCAGGCGGATCCGGAAAACAAACTCTTAGCCGTTTTCCCGCGCAAACGTTTGGAGGCTGAAGAGATTCGAGATTCATTGCTGGTCGCTTCTGGAAAACTCGAAGAAAAAGTGGGCGGGCCTAGCGTTTTCCCACCCATTCCTGGCAATTTAGGGGTCGGCGACAAATGGGTCGTATCCAAGGACGCCCAGGACCATAACCGTCGTAGTTTATACATATTTACCCGCAGCAGCGTGCCCTACCCGCTACTGGAATCTTTCGATATGGCTTCCGCGCAGCATGTACACCATAAACGGGAAGTAACGACCACGCCACTCCAAGCGCTGACATTGCTAAATAGCGACATCGTCCTCGATTGGTCACAAGCGCTGGCCGGCCGGGTGATCCGTGAAACGGGCAGCAACGAAATCGCCCAACTCGACCGGCTCTACCAAATTCTCTTTGCTCGAGCCCCGGATGACACCGAAAAATCCACACTACGAACTTTCCTAGACCGCCAAGAACAAGTGATCAAAGAAAAAGCATTGACGGGCAAATTTGAGATCAGTGTACCGACTGGCTTGAAAGACATTAAAGACTTGAACCCGATACGGGCCGCTGCTTTTGTCGACTTGGTGCACACCGTCGCTAACTCCAACGATTTCGCTTACCGCTTTTAA
- the tnpA gene encoding IS66 family insertion sequence element accessory protein TnpA: MAVTSKWRQHIENWQSSGLSQSEYCVQEGINVRTLAARLCDYHKQPAAELVALVPVQIAPTEPGSVSTPAIAAIVFTHVHGHRLELSPSVPASWVAELLRCLA; encoded by the coding sequence ATGGCCGTTACATCGAAATGGCGTCAGCACATTGAAAATTGGCAAAGCAGCGGTTTGTCGCAATCCGAGTATTGCGTACAGGAAGGTATCAATGTCAGAACATTGGCTGCCAGACTGTGCGACTATCACAAACAGCCTGCGGCAGAGTTAGTCGCGTTAGTGCCGGTGCAGATTGCACCGACTGAGCCTGGTTCTGTGTCGACACCGGCGATAGCGGCCATTGTCTTTACCCACGTCCACGGTCATCGACTGGAACTTTCGCCTTCTGTGCCGGCTAGTTGGGTGGCAGAGTTGCTACGATGCCTGGCTTAA
- the tnpB gene encoding IS66 family insertion sequence element accessory protein TnpB (TnpB, as the term is used for proteins encoded by IS66 family insertion elements, is considered an accessory protein, since TnpC, encoded by a neighboring gene, is a DDE family transposase.) — protein sequence MPGLIDYPAQIWVAVVPVDMRRGLDGLSAMVQQSLGHSPYAGSAFIFRNRAGNRLRLLMWDGNGVWLCQRRLHQGSFVWPKVGDGVFAMTSSQWQWLVSGVDWQRLSTQPQADWQVRMRGKARG from the coding sequence ATGCCTGGCTTAATCGATTATCCCGCGCAGATTTGGGTGGCGGTGGTGCCGGTCGATATGCGGCGTGGCCTGGATGGCTTGTCAGCTATGGTTCAACAGAGTCTGGGGCATTCGCCGTACGCCGGATCAGCGTTTATCTTTCGTAATCGTGCCGGCAACCGGCTACGGTTGTTGATGTGGGACGGCAATGGCGTTTGGCTGTGTCAGCGCCGTTTGCATCAGGGGTCTTTTGTGTGGCCCAAGGTCGGTGATGGGGTGTTTGCGATGACTTCAAGCCAATGGCAATGGTTGGTTAGTGGTGTCGATTGGCAGCGCTTATCCACCCAGCCCCAAGCAGACTGGCAGGTGCGAATGCGGGGCAAAGCCCGAGGGTAA
- a CDS encoding reverse transcriptase domain-containing protein yields MTMGIPTVADRIAQTVIKQVLEPELEKHFHPGSFGYRPGRSAHQALSMTRKRCWTYQWVLEFDIKGYFDNIDHGLLMRAVQKHTQEKWVLLYIERWLKAPVQMTDGTLQPRDRGTPQGGVASPLLANLFLHYTFDVWMQKHYPEIPFERYADDGVLHCRSKEQAVYLGRKDSKKDPVLRGKADYILEAGGEVRWVIEGKAPSCAIDADEIEQAWTYANHPEVRAVYFSLCNGKRLSVYQTNRGAESPPILSIN; encoded by the coding sequence ATGACTATGGGTATTCCAACGGTTGCGGATCGAATCGCCCAAACGGTGATCAAGCAGGTACTGGAACCGGAATTGGAGAAACATTTCCATCCCGGTTCCTTTGGATACCGTCCTGGAAGGTCAGCACATCAGGCATTGTCTATGACGCGGAAACGCTGTTGGACTTACCAATGGGTGTTAGAGTTTGATATTAAAGGTTATTTTGATAATATCGATCATGGTCTTTTGATGCGGGCGGTGCAGAAACACACCCAAGAGAAATGGGTGCTGTTGTACATAGAGCGGTGGCTGAAAGCGCCGGTGCAGATGACAGATGGGACACTACAGCCAAGGGATAGAGGAACCCCGCAAGGGGGAGTAGCTAGCCCCTTGCTAGCTAATTTGTTTCTACACTACACATTTGATGTGTGGATGCAGAAGCATTACCCTGAAATTCCGTTTGAGCGATATGCCGATGATGGCGTTTTACATTGTCGGAGCAAAGAGCAGGCGGTATATCTGGGTCGAAAGGATTCAAAAAAGGATCCGGTCTTGCGAGGGAAGGCAGATTACATACTGGAAGCAGGCGGAGAGGTACGTTGGGTCATCGAGGGTAAAGCGCCATCTTGTGCCATTGACGCGGATGAAATAGAACAAGCATGGACATACGCGAATCATCCAGAAGTACGTGCGGTTTATTTTTCGTTATGTAATGGCAAACGTCTATCGGTCTATCAAACCAACCGTGGGGCTGAATCGCCCCCTATCTTGTCAATTAATTAG